The following coding sequences lie in one Paenibacillus durus ATCC 35681 genomic window:
- a CDS encoding AAA family ATPase yields the protein MAKATKHIAIYGKGGIGKSTTTSNISAALAEAGYRVIQIGCDPKSDSTNTLRGGDYLPTVIDSLRDSSKVKLQDVSAIGFKGVLCIEAGGPVPGVGCAGRGINAAVSLLQELNVFEEYEADYVLYDVLGDVVCGGFAVPIRDGITDRAYVVSSSDFMAIYAANNLFKAIGKYAPSGGAKLGGIIGNSILPGYPESLITDFAERTGAAVAGFVPRSPVVAQSELYGKTVIEASPGSEQADVYRKLAAHVAGNENLSVPNPLNVTDLRDWARSWGDAINQEAASFSASAR from the coding sequence ATGGCGAAAGCAACAAAGCATATTGCAATCTACGGCAAGGGCGGCATCGGGAAGTCGACTACGACATCCAATATTAGCGCCGCTCTCGCAGAAGCGGGCTATCGGGTGATCCAGATCGGATGCGATCCCAAAAGCGATTCCACCAATACGCTAAGAGGCGGCGACTATTTGCCGACGGTGATTGACAGCCTGAGAGACAGCTCCAAAGTGAAGCTGCAGGATGTGTCGGCGATCGGGTTTAAGGGTGTGCTCTGCATCGAAGCGGGCGGACCGGTGCCAGGCGTGGGCTGCGCGGGGCGCGGCATCAACGCCGCCGTCAGCCTGCTTCAAGAGCTTAATGTCTTTGAAGAATACGAAGCCGATTATGTGCTGTATGACGTCCTGGGAGATGTGGTGTGCGGCGGCTTCGCCGTACCGATCCGCGACGGAATTACCGACAGAGCCTATGTGGTCAGCTCCTCGGACTTCATGGCGATCTACGCCGCCAACAATCTGTTCAAGGCGATCGGCAAATATGCTCCGTCCGGAGGAGCGAAGCTCGGCGGCATCATTGGAAACAGTATTCTGCCCGGTTACCCGGAATCGCTGATTACGGATTTCGCGGAGCGGACAGGCGCAGCCGTAGCCGGGTTCGTGCCCCGTTCACCCGTGGTTGCCCAGAGCGAGCTCTATGGCAAGACGGTGATTGAAGCGAGCCCTGGCTCGGAGCAGGCCGATGTGTACCGGAAGCTGGCCGCGCATGTAGCCGGCAACGAGAATCTGTCCGTTCCGAATCCGCTGAATGTCACCGACCTTCGCGATTGGGCCAGAAGCTGGGGAGACGCCATCAACCAGGAGGCGGCTTCTTTCTCCGCCTCGGCACGGTAA